CTGGCTGCCCGAGCTCAAGCGCGAGGGCCTGGTGGACGCGGTGGATGCCTTCTGCGAGGGCATCGGTTTCACGCCGGCACAGACGCGCCAGGTCTTCGAGGCCGCCAGGGCCCTGGAGCTGCCCGTGAAGCTGCACGCCGAGCAGCTCAGCGACCAGGGCGGCACCCAGCTGGCCTGCGAGTTCGGCGCGCTCTCCTGCGATCACCTCGAGTACCTCGGCGAGGCGGGCATCCGCGCGCTGCAGGCCAGCGGCACGGTGGCGGTGCTGCTGCCGGGCGCCTACTACTTCCTGCGCGAGACCAAACTGCCGCCGGTGCAGGCGCTGCGCGAGGCCGGCGTGCCGATCGCGATCGCCACCGACCACAACCCCGGCACCTCGCCCACGCTCTCGCTGCTCCTGATGCTGAACATGGCTTGCACGCTGTTCCGCCTCACGCCCGAGGAGGCCCTGCGCGGCGTGACCCAGCATGCGGCACGCGCGCTGGGTCTGGCCGACCGCGGCCAGCTGGTGGCGGGGCAGCGCGCCGATTTCTGCATCTGGGACATCGCCCACCCCAACGAACTGGCCTATTACTTCGGCCGCAACCCGCTGCGCCACACGGTGCGCGGCGGACAGCTACGGAACTGAGCACGATGAGCAACGCCGTCTTTCGATTGAAGCAGGGGCGCACGCCGCTGCTGATCAGCATGCCCCATGTGGGCAGCGCCATTCCCGCCGACCAGCAGCAGCGCTACCAGCCGCGCGCGCTCGCCAGCGAGGACACCGACTGGCATCTGGAGCGCCTCTATGGCGAGATCGCGGAAGAGCTGGGCGCCAGCCTGATAGCGCCGCATTACTCGCGCTACCTGATCGACCTGAACCGCCCGCCCGAGGACACGCCCATGTACCCCGGCGCGGCCAACACCGAGCTGTGCCCGACGCGCTTCTTCACCGGCGAGCCGCTCTATCTGGAGGGCCAGGAGCCCGATCTGGCCGAGAAGCAGCGCCGCCGCGAGCAGTATTGGCTGCCCTACCACCGCGCCCTCACGGCCGAGATGCACCGGCTCAAGAGCCTGTATGGCCACGCCCTGCTGTTCGATGCGCACAGCATCCGCTCCGAGCTGCCCTGGCTGTTCGAGGGCCGCCTGCCCGACCTGAACCTGGGCACCGCCGAGGGCAGGTCCTGCGACCCCGCCATCACCGCGTCCTTAAGTGATCTGCTCGCCTCGCAAAGTACTTACAGCCAGGTGGTGAATGGCCGTTTCAAGGGCGGCTTCATCACGCGCCACTATGGCCAGCCGCAGCAGGGCTGGCATGCGGTGCAGATGGAGATGTGCCAGTGCTGCTATATGAGCGAGCAGCCGCCGTACGACTACGCACCGGCTCTGGCGGCCGGGGTGCAGCCGCTGATGCGGGCGCTGCTGCTGCGCCTGCTGGCCTGGAGGCCCGCCCCATGAGCCGCCTCTACTTTGCCCGGCAGGCCTGGGTGGGCGGCGGCTGGCAGCGCGATGTGCTCCTGCGCGTGGATGGGCGCGGCCATTGGGCCGAGATCCTGCCGGGCCAGCTGAAGCCGGTGGCGGCCGAGGAACTGCCCGGCCCGGTGATTCCCAGCCTGGTCGATGCCCACAGCCATGCCTTCCAGCGCGCCATGGCCGGCCTGGCCGAACGGCGCGAGGCGGGCGAGGATGATTTCTGGTCCTGGCGCGACCGCATGTATGGCCTGGCCCTGCAGCTGAACCCGGCGCAACTGCAG
This portion of the Paucibacter sediminis genome encodes:
- the hutI gene encoding imidazolonepropionase, encoding MNSSGSKRTLWHNARLATLAGDQPWGWLPQGALITEGEQIVWVGEASQLSPELSASIAQQRDLGGAVVTPGLIDCHTHLVYGGSRAHEFELRLQGASYEEIARAGGGIRSSVAATREAGEHELYALAAQRLQTLLAEGVTTIEVKSGYGLSQAAEAKMLRVARRLAGLGLEVRTTYLGAHALPPEYQGRPDAYVKALCDWLPELKREGLVDAVDAFCEGIGFTPAQTRQVFEAARALELPVKLHAEQLSDQGGTQLACEFGALSCDHLEYLGEAGIRALQASGTVAVLLPGAYYFLRETKLPPVQALREAGVPIAIATDHNPGTSPTLSLLLMLNMACTLFRLTPEEALRGVTQHAARALGLADRGQLVAGQRADFCIWDIAHPNELAYYFGRNPLRHTVRGGQLRN
- the hutG gene encoding N-formylglutamate deformylase; this encodes MSNAVFRLKQGRTPLLISMPHVGSAIPADQQQRYQPRALASEDTDWHLERLYGEIAEELGASLIAPHYSRYLIDLNRPPEDTPMYPGAANTELCPTRFFTGEPLYLEGQEPDLAEKQRRREQYWLPYHRALTAEMHRLKSLYGHALLFDAHSIRSELPWLFEGRLPDLNLGTAEGRSCDPAITASLSDLLASQSTYSQVVNGRFKGGFITRHYGQPQQGWHAVQMEMCQCCYMSEQPPYDYAPALAAGVQPLMRALLLRLLAWRPAP